The following proteins come from a genomic window of Miscanthus floridulus cultivar M001 chromosome 2, ASM1932011v1, whole genome shotgun sequence:
- the LOC136528773 gene encoding uncharacterized protein isoform X1: MTSPGGVFSAALVAEDFPWVEREEEMGMAPDKYSEVFGLAQRGTRAFRDSRFDEAISCYTKAQNLRPDPIILGNRSLAFCRLSQLLRERSAADSEYQPLNGLDPTTHAELALKDAEKILSINSYSPRPYLLKAYALILMEHYHESREALLAGLQVDPLSHILQTCLNDLDRNTNIAAGARRARLDRTDDFECTLCFKLLYEPVTTPCGHSFCRSCLHQSMDHGNKCPMCRTVLFIGPRTYPLSVTLSNIIQRNFPEEYAERRSEHETMTYAGVDLMPLFVMDVVLPSQKVALNIFEPRYRLMVRRIMEGNHRMGMVAIDSATGTVADCGCEVEILECEPLPDGRFYLEVEGTRRFRILRSWDQDGYRVADVEWLQDIRLPEGSQERRELMEMANGASEMARAYIRRARETIRTARRTRHLDLESMPGPQDPEKFSFWLVNLISLRPSDRLDMLRLRDTRERISSSIRLLSDAEQGCRVQ, from the exons ATGACGTCGCCGGGCGGCGTCTTCTCCGCCGCGCTCGTCGCCGAGGACTTCCCGTGG gtggagagggaggaggagatgGGGATGGCCCCGGACAAGTACAGCGAGGTGTTCGGCCTCGCGCAGCGCGGCACACGAGCCTTCCGCGACAGCCGCTTCGACGAG GCAATATCCTGTTACACTAAAGCTCAAAATTTGAGACCAGATCCAATTATCCTTGGCAATCGAAGTTTGGCTTTCTGCCG GTTAAGTCAACTGTTGAGGGAGAGATCAGCAGCTGACTCTGAATATCAGCCCTTGAATGGCCTTGATCCTACAACCCATGCGGAG TTAGCTCTGAAGGATGCGGAGAAGATATTATCTATCAACAGTTATTCTCCTAGACCATATCTTCTCAAGGCATATGCGCTAATTCTG ATGGAGCATTACCATGAGTCACGTGAGGCCCTTCTTGCTGGTCTTCAAGTCGATCCCCTCAG TCATATCTTGCAAACCTGTCTGAATGATCTGGATAGGAATACAAATATTGCAGCTGGGGCAAGGCGTGCAAGGTTAGATAGGACTGATGATTTTGAGTGCACATTATGCTTTAAGCTATTGTATGAACCTGTCACTACACCATGTGGGCATTCATTTTGTCGCTCATGTCTACATCAGTCAATGGATCATG GAAATAAGTGCCCCATGTGTCGGACAGTGCTATTTATTGGTCCAAGGACATACCCTTTAAG TGTAACATTGAGCAACATAATTCAGAGAAATTTCCCAGAAGAATATGCTGAGAGGAGGTCAGAACATGAGACTATGACATATGCCGGTGTTGATTTGATGCCTCTCTTTGTTATGGATGTTGTACTGCCATCCCAAAAGGTGGCACTGAACATATTTGAACCTCGCTACAGACTGATG GTACGGAGAATAATGGAAGGGAACCATCGGATGGGAATG GTTGCTATTGATTCAGCAACGGGTACTGTAGCAGATTGTGGCTGTGAGGTGGAAATTTTGGA GTGTGAACCACTTCCAGATGGGCGCTTTTATTTAGAG GTGGAAGGCACACGTCGGTTTCGTATCTTACGATCATGGGATCAAGATGG ATATAGAGTTGCTGATGTTGAATGGTTGCAAGATATACGTCTGCCAGAAGGATCGCAAGAGAGAAGAGAA CTAATGGAAATGGCCAATGGAGCTTCAGAGATGGCCAGGGCATATATTAGACGTGCTAGAGAAACCATACGGACTG CAAGGCGAACAAGACATTTGGATCTTGAGAGCATGCCTGGGCCACAGGATCCTGAGAAATTTAGTTTCTGG CTAGTCAACTTGATAAGTTTGAGGCCCTCGGATAGATTAGATATGTTACGCCTTCGTGACACTAGGGAG AGAATTTCTAGTAGTATCAGGTTGCTGAGTGATGCCGAACAAGGTTGCCGTGTACAATGA
- the LOC136528773 gene encoding uncharacterized protein isoform X2 gives MGMAPDKYSEVFGLAQRGTRAFRDSRFDEAISCYTKAQNLRPDPIILGNRSLAFCRLSQLLRERSAADSEYQPLNGLDPTTHAELALKDAEKILSINSYSPRPYLLKAYALILMEHYHESREALLAGLQVDPLSHILQTCLNDLDRNTNIAAGARRARLDRTDDFECTLCFKLLYEPVTTPCGHSFCRSCLHQSMDHGNKCPMCRTVLFIGPRTYPLSVTLSNIIQRNFPEEYAERRSEHETMTYAGVDLMPLFVMDVVLPSQKVALNIFEPRYRLMVRRIMEGNHRMGMVAIDSATGTVADCGCEVEILECEPLPDGRFYLEVEGTRRFRILRSWDQDGYRVADVEWLQDIRLPEGSQERRELMEMANGASEMARAYIRRARETIRTARRTRHLDLESMPGPQDPEKFSFWLVNLISLRPSDRLDMLRLRDTRERISSSIRLLSDAEQGCRVQ, from the exons atgGGGATGGCCCCGGACAAGTACAGCGAGGTGTTCGGCCTCGCGCAGCGCGGCACACGAGCCTTCCGCGACAGCCGCTTCGACGAG GCAATATCCTGTTACACTAAAGCTCAAAATTTGAGACCAGATCCAATTATCCTTGGCAATCGAAGTTTGGCTTTCTGCCG GTTAAGTCAACTGTTGAGGGAGAGATCAGCAGCTGACTCTGAATATCAGCCCTTGAATGGCCTTGATCCTACAACCCATGCGGAG TTAGCTCTGAAGGATGCGGAGAAGATATTATCTATCAACAGTTATTCTCCTAGACCATATCTTCTCAAGGCATATGCGCTAATTCTG ATGGAGCATTACCATGAGTCACGTGAGGCCCTTCTTGCTGGTCTTCAAGTCGATCCCCTCAG TCATATCTTGCAAACCTGTCTGAATGATCTGGATAGGAATACAAATATTGCAGCTGGGGCAAGGCGTGCAAGGTTAGATAGGACTGATGATTTTGAGTGCACATTATGCTTTAAGCTATTGTATGAACCTGTCACTACACCATGTGGGCATTCATTTTGTCGCTCATGTCTACATCAGTCAATGGATCATG GAAATAAGTGCCCCATGTGTCGGACAGTGCTATTTATTGGTCCAAGGACATACCCTTTAAG TGTAACATTGAGCAACATAATTCAGAGAAATTTCCCAGAAGAATATGCTGAGAGGAGGTCAGAACATGAGACTATGACATATGCCGGTGTTGATTTGATGCCTCTCTTTGTTATGGATGTTGTACTGCCATCCCAAAAGGTGGCACTGAACATATTTGAACCTCGCTACAGACTGATG GTACGGAGAATAATGGAAGGGAACCATCGGATGGGAATG GTTGCTATTGATTCAGCAACGGGTACTGTAGCAGATTGTGGCTGTGAGGTGGAAATTTTGGA GTGTGAACCACTTCCAGATGGGCGCTTTTATTTAGAG GTGGAAGGCACACGTCGGTTTCGTATCTTACGATCATGGGATCAAGATGG ATATAGAGTTGCTGATGTTGAATGGTTGCAAGATATACGTCTGCCAGAAGGATCGCAAGAGAGAAGAGAA CTAATGGAAATGGCCAATGGAGCTTCAGAGATGGCCAGGGCATATATTAGACGTGCTAGAGAAACCATACGGACTG CAAGGCGAACAAGACATTTGGATCTTGAGAGCATGCCTGGGCCACAGGATCCTGAGAAATTTAGTTTCTGG CTAGTCAACTTGATAAGTTTGAGGCCCTCGGATAGATTAGATATGTTACGCCTTCGTGACACTAGGGAG AGAATTTCTAGTAGTATCAGGTTGCTGAGTGATGCCGAACAAGGTTGCCGTGTACAATGA